Within the Fusarium keratoplasticum isolate Fu6.1 chromosome 1, whole genome shotgun sequence genome, the region TCCTCAGTCACTGACAGCTGATCAGTGCTCAACACCTGGTTGAGCACCCGCTCCTACATTGTCGGGTACGTATGCCTTCAGATCCCGCTCTCTACCCCAAATCACTTTTTCCCTTTCGATTCGACACCTCTATGATGAGACAAATTGGTCCGTGTTTCGGAGGCGGACTCAAGACCCGCCGATTGACGAAGCAACAAGCACTTGTGCATCTCTGAGTCGTTTTTTACACACCCGATGTTTCTGCCTAAAGCCAGGGTGAACAATGTACTGACATTGCCAATAGCCAGAGCGCCTCTCAGGCTGATGTCGCCGTCTTCAAGGCTCTCTCCTCTGCCCCTGACGCCGAGAAGTACCCCCACGCTGCCCGATGGTACAAGCACATCGCCAGCTACGAGAGCGAGTTCGCCACCCTCCCCGGTGATGCCGCTGCTCCCTACAGCACCTACGGCCCTGAGACCGCCGAGGTGACCATCAACCCCGCTGAGGCCCctgagaaggctgagggtggtgatgacgacgatgtcGACCTGTTcggcagcgacgaggaggaggacgaggaggctgcccGCGTCCGCGAGGAGCGCCTTGCCgagtacaagaagaagaaggaggccaagcccaagaccatcGCCAAGTCCGTCGTCACTCTCGACGTCAAGCCTTGGGGTAAGAACTTCCATGTCCGGGGCTGTGAAAAATTTGCTAACAATTTTCAGATGACGAGACCGACATGAAGGCTCTTGAGGCTGGTGTCCGTGCCATTGAGAAGGATGGTCTTACCTGGGGTGCCTCCAAGCTCGTCCCCGTTGGTTTCGGTGTCAGCAAGCTCCAGATCAACCtcgttgtcgaggacgagaaggtCTCTATTGGcgatcttgaggaggagatccaggagctcgaggactACGTCCAGTCCACCGACGTTGCTGCCATGCAGAAGCTGTAAAAAGTCGCGCGTAGCTGAGTCGACATGAATGTGATGAGCACGACGGCGAGGATTTATGATGGACGGTATTTGATGAGCCACATGAAGGGGGAAGTAGTCATGAATCCTACCCCTCGTACCGACCAGAGACGAtgaaataaaataaaaaacaCCATTGATCGTCAATGATTTCCTGAGTCCCAAGTCCCCGTGTGTAGCGACCATCTTAACATCGTACCATTCCAACATCAAGGTTCTCACAGCCAGCCCCGCCAGCTCTTCACAAGCAATGATGCTGAAGGAGGGGTAATTTTTGTAAGTATCAGATTCTATCGCTGTAGACCGTATTTTGGCGGGGTAGTCGAATCCACGGACGCGCGACGAATGGAACCCACCAGGCGCGGTCACCTGCATTACGCGACGCCAAATCTTTGCTGCATCATGATGAGAATGCCATCCCTGGAGATATAGGCAAAGCCCATCCCTTGCCCAAATTTCCCTTTGGTGAACCCTCAAGCAGGCTCTACGTACGTACTTTGTTTGTGTTGTTAACTGCACCATGTACGGAGACCTGGGCAACAAACTGGTACAATCATCTCTGTCACATGTTGGTTATTCAAGTCGCTAACATTGAATGCAGGTCCAACATGCCAAGCGAACCCAGAACCTAACACATCTTCCCCCATACCAAGCCGAGATCGTTCGGGCCGTAACACGAGAAGTGAGGGATCTCGACAAGGATGTGGCCGAACTACTAGAGCCGTTCCAAGGCTCATTCGATCCCAGCGCTGACCAGGCCGTCGCCTGCACGTTGCTCGTGAACCACCTCTCGATGCGAAGGAATAAGCGATGTCTACTTGCATATCATCGGACACGGACAGATAAGCTGGAAGAGCTGGTGTGGAATGGAGCAGACGTTGTTGACCTCTCTGGCCAACAAGTGCGAGACGGCGCCGGCCACTCTACATCAGGAGGTCCTGGGCCCAGCGATGCCCCGACCAGCAGTCTGAGTCCGCAAGAGGAGGACTATGTCAGACAGTATAGCGACCTACTGGCAGCATACAAGGGCCAATGGACGGATATCGATCTCACAGGTAGCCTAGAGCCACCACGGGATCTGTTCATCGACGTTCGGGTACTCAAAGATGCTGGCGAAATCCAGACGGAGTATGGGTAAGTGCTATATCGATGCCTCTTGGGGGATGATCTTGACTGACCATGACTGAAGCGCGATTACATTGACCAAGAACAGTCAATTCTACGTACGTCAGGGAGACGTCGAACGGCTGATCGCGCAGGGATATCTGCATAAGCTGGGTTGATTCGACCCAAAGCTTAAACAATAGCGCAAGCCATCGTTCTGTTCGAGTTATTATACCCTGTGCTTAACGGCTATGAATACCATTATCACATGTCGCATCCAAATGTTAAAACGGCCCTCTCTCGTCTCTTGCTCGGGTTGCATTGGAGACTCACAAGCCACAGTATGGGGTAGAGATGCCACCAAACGAGCCACATCTTTAACCTCCTCACATTGAATGGGTGAGGAATCACAAGACGGATGGTTTCCAGCAACGATAGCCCTCGGCAAAGGATTATTATTCACAAGGTAAGATGCGTTTTGTGATCCTGTGGAGAACATGGCCTTCCCCTCAAAGCGAGGCTAAACGCAAGGCAGTGGAGTTGACTTTGCTGAGAGATCCAGCTGCTAAGTTAGCATGAGGGGTCGCATCATAGTGAGCAAGGGAGTTGATGAAACTGACTGCTTGATAAACGCAATCCATATTCCAGACCCTAGAAGCCAATGTTTCGATAACGAATGGAAATGTCTCAAGAATACACGTTGCGACTGATGCTGCTTATCTGTGACGAATCACAGGTTTCAATGCGACTGAAACTGGCTAGATGGTGCAACTGCTACTGTGCAACTGGATAGGCCAAGCATCACGGCTTAAACGTCAATGTCAGGCAATCAATCCATAGTGTGATGTTTATTCTGCGAACATGGCATCAAGACGCAGGTAGCTTGCGTCATATGCCGTGTGAAGAATGAAGTGAGAAGAGGCAATTGCTTAGGCTAGTGATAGAGGTGCACAAGATGATGCCATTGGGCAAAGGTGTTTGAGCAAGAGTCTGGCCCAGCTCAAGCAATGGATGTTTCTGGCTTCAATTGGGCACAGGAATCCCACAACGGGCCGCTCGTCAAGCGAAATGAAACGCGTCTGCATTCTGGTTACCCCCGGCAGAAGGGCAATGGTTTAGTGCCTGTTGACGCCCGTCGTGAGGTCTCGGTATCATGTCTGCTTGGATTGTGGGAACCAGGTTGAcccgccatcgccatggtcaACTCTCCCCTCGGCCGCCCATTCCAGGTTCCCGCCGACCGAGTGACATTTTGGAGATTGACTCTATTCCTTTTCCTTTACATATCCCGTCTCAATTCTCGCCCACGCAACAAAACACAGCGCAATGTCCGAGCGAACCTCTACGCTAAAAGTCACAGGTTCGGCCCGCCCGGCCAAACTGGGCAGCCGTTGGGACGTGATGGTTGCGTTCTCCTTGGGCCGTGGCGGCTGTTAGTGGGCTTCTCGGTCTCCCCAGGCGGGTCCATGCAcgagaagaggctgctgTGCATGTCAATCATGTCGCATGGTTGTAAGCCAAGGATCCATCCAGAGAAGAACTACTGCTTCAGTTGAGTCTAGTGCCGTCGGGTCAGTAGCACGAGGGAGGCGAGTTTCTGGACCCAGCAATGGATGGAACCCAGTCCACAGCCTGTTGGTCAGGAGATTGGTGCCTCTTTCACCTGTACAGTAAATAACCCGTTGTCCGTCTTGTGTGTGCGGGCGCTGGACGGACTTGAACTTTGATAGTGCCATCCATGATACGACCCACCTGGGATCCTTCCCGTCATTGAATTTCGTCACTCGATTCCCCACGAAATTCtcgccatcccatcccatcctaTCCCAGTTTCTTGTGAGCACTTGGCTCGGAATGCTTCCATGATCTTTTCTCAATCGTGTCTGAGCCTCCCTTTCCGGCCTTGAagagtttttttttcgttGTTATTTTTTGCTCTTGTTGCTCCTCTGTGCTCATGCAACATCACCCGCAGCTAGCTCTTTAGCTGCATCCCAAGCCGGCTGGGAGCAAATCATGTCGTCGCCGCTGGGCTTCACTCCGTGGCGGAGGAGGGCTCTGAGCTCGACCTCGCAGCGCGATCAGGACCAGGCGCAATTGCGAGGCGGCGAGCCCTCGagccctcctcatcctcaccacGGCCACAGCTCTCACCTCCCAATTGCGACTCCGAGACCGTCCTCGATAAATTCTGTTCCTGGTCATAGAGAGCCCATCAGATCcttcatccatggatccGTGCGAGACAGCTTGGGTAAGTGCGCCAAAGCTCCAGAGAACCTTGTCCGATCTTGAAACTGATGTTTCTCCACTGCAGTCCCGATCGACAGTATCCAGAATGCCCGAACCGTTCGCGAAGACACTGCAGAGCTT harbors:
- a CDS encoding DNA replication complex GINS protein PSF1; its protein translation is MYGDLGNKLVQHAKRTQNLTHLPPYQAEIVRAVTREVRDLDKDVAELLEPFQGSFDPSADQAVACTLLVNHLSMRRNKRCLLAYHRTRTDKLEELVWNGADVVDLSGQQVRDGAGHSTSGGPGPSDAPTSSLSPQEEDYVRQYSDLLAAYKGQWTDIDLTGSLEPPRDLFIDVRVLKDAGEIQTEYGAITLTKNSQFYVRQGDVERLIAQGYLHKLG